The window ACAATCCCAATCACAATCCCAATCGCATTCTCAAACGCAATTGCAATCACAATCCCAAAGCCAAAGCCAAGGTCAGCTATTCGGTAGAGGCCTCATGGGCCGCAAAACAAGCGGATCAAAGGACAAGCTTAAATCGAAATCCGGGCGTGAACGTGACCAAGGACATGATCCCCATACACTTATCATGGCTACCCCTGCCAAACCGCGAATGCATCTTGCCAACCCTTCTGGCGCACACTTCTGGCATCCAACGCCTATCCAGGAGCAACCGCTTTCAACGTCCTCGACGTCATTGTCGTCAATGTCATTAACCTCTCGCCTTCTTAGTTTAGACAGGGAGAGGGGACCAAGGCCGGCATTTGTAGCGGAGACGCCTGTGGGGGTGAGAATGGTGAGCGATTGGCAGTATgcggaggatgaggaggagggagatgaagggCTGGGTGAATTGATGGTCATGAcagatgatgaagatggagatgggGAGGAAAGGGGGGGGATAAGAGGGTTTGTTCCCGCGACACCTGTAAAATAGGAGACTGGCGCTTTTGTTGTATAATGGTCAAACATTGTAGAGACGATGTTGTGGAGACATATCTTTCATAATGATGTATAGAATGAGATTTCATGCTATTGTTATATATACATTTTGTACCGAAATAAAACATCCCAGCTCCAAGAAGATGAGTGGCTTTCCCTATATCTGTACCCATCAAGATTACAGCTGTACCCTTCCTTGCgtctcctcatcctcatcatcaatTTTGAACACTGGCGCCGGGACCCACTCTTGCCCACCTGCTCGCTCCGTTTCCGCACTTCCTCCCCCAACACTCTCACTCTCACTTTCCTCGTCCCAAATTGTGCCCGTCCCCCTCTGTCCCCTCCATTCATCCCCACCCGCGCCTGCATTTGCATACGAGACGCCACGGGGAGTACGTCCCCCACCACCACTGCTGCTGGCTCCACCTGAAGACGATGGCATGTCGAAAGCGTGTTCCCGTCCTTGAGCATCCCTGTAGCGTCCGACACCACTCGCAGAGAGGGGTTCGTATAAAGAGGAAATTTCTTGTTTTCGGAGGTGACGTTTGTGGGCCAAGTGGGCGAGGTAAAGGAAGACCGAAGAGCCGAAGAGGTTGGAGAGGATATCAAGGGATTGGAATGTCTTCCACTGCGTTTCGGGGTTAGTGAGCGGGTCATGGacgaaaaggaaaaggagacTCGCAGGAAGTGTTGCTTGGACAAACTCGCTAATCACTCCGCCCACGAAGAACGAGAGGAAAAGCGTCAAAATCAAAGGCGCCTGTCGGATATACCACACTCTTCTTCCAGGTCCTCTGTAACGAGCGCATCAGTTGAATTGCTAGAATTGTGCAGGAACTCCCACCCACTCTGGCGCTTCAATGACAAAGTATATGAGAAACGTTGCGAAACCCATCTACATCATACGTACGCCGTGCGTCAGCCTGTGCCAACGTCCGGGATACGTATATGATCACTTACGCCGAAAAAATGGAGTGCTTTATCATTCACAGGTAACTCTGGAAGGGGGGCCATACCGAGTATGCCCAGCATGATAACCCATAAGGCGGTAGCAAACACCATTGCCTAAGAGATACATGGATGAGCGACGGATGCTCGAAAAGGCTGGAGACCGGAGGACGTACTGGGCGAATATTAAGTGGAGAGTCTCTGATAGGATATGACCGCATTACCCATGCTGTGAACCTGTCCCACAGCTGTTGGAGCATCTGAGTGGGGACTGGGTAAGCTGTGGGCATTGTGTATAGGTGGATAGAGGATATAGGGAATACGCAGAGAATATCGACGGCGGCCGTATAAATATATCGAGAGACAAACAAATGGTGATGTCACACTGTCGACGGCAAGTGTCTAATAGGCGGTGATCACACGTTAATATTATGGATCTCTCTGCTACAGACCTCTCCTCGACGTCCACAATGACTCGGCCGCCATCTCCACCGTCCTTCGCAGGGCTCCAGCTCTCACAGCTACTGCAGTACGCCTCAGACGACAATGGCACAGGTCACTACCCACCCAAAGTATGGTTCGAACGCGCATGCTACAACGCCGACAAGGCAAAGTTGGCAGAGCGCAAGCAGAGCAAAGAGGACATGTTCGTCAGCTACAGCAGGGCGTGCCAGTCCTATGTGAATGTTGCAATGCACAACGATTGGCCAGACGTCAAGAAAAAGGATCCTCAGTTGGCCGCCAGAGTCAAGGATTTCAAGCCGGTATGTGCCTGTCCGCCGCTGCCCGTATCTGACTAAACTCATACCATCTAGATGTACGATTCATTCGTCGCAAAAGCCAAGGCTTTGAAAGAAGAACTTCGACAGGCGGAGGCATCTTCATCCGCTCAGCCCAAATCAGAATCATCAAAACCACCTGTATCAAGACAACG is drawn from Cryptococcus gattii WM276 chromosome A, complete sequence and contains these coding sequences:
- a CDS encoding Hypothetical protein (Similar to SGTC gene model, INSD accession EAL22949.1; CNBA7170), whose protein sequence is MPTAYPVPTQMLQQLWDRFTAWVMRSYPIRDSPLNIRPAMVFATALWVIMLGILGMAPLPELPVNDKALHFFGMGFATFLIYFVIEAPEGPGRRVWYIRQAPLILTLFLSFFWKTFQSLDILSNLFGSSVFLYLAHLAHKRHLRKQEISSLYEPLSASGVGRYRDAQGREHAFDMPSSSGGASSSGGGGRTPRGVSYANAGAGGDEWRGQRGTGTIWDEESESESVGGGSAETERAGGQEWVPAPVFKIDDEDEETQGRVQL